From Triticum aestivum cultivar Chinese Spring chromosome 4A, IWGSC CS RefSeq v2.1, whole genome shotgun sequence, a single genomic window includes:
- the LOC123087847 gene encoding ABC transporter G family member 14, giving the protein MAPQELHDDGKHKEAPTSTCTPPGSNSNPSGAVHPTTSSPPSDASGHRPAAANPFPLVLKFEEVVYKVKVGQATEGWCTRVVSSACGGRAGTRKNKAAALPPREKTIISGMSGAVRPGEMLAMLGPSGSGKTTLLTALGGRHRHALLSGKITYNGQPFSGAVKRRTGFVTQHDVLYPHLTVSETLWYTALLRLPRALGAGEKRAQAEAVARELGLTKVAHSMVGGVRGVRGLSGGERKRVSIGLEMLVDPSLLLLDEPTSGLDSTTAARIVGTLRRMAAGGGRTVVVTIHQPSSRLYHMFDKVLLLSAEGRPIYYGRAADALSYFASVGFASPLSVNPADLMLDLANGILPETNGDGVPGGGSEGEQKEVRAKLADAYARHIAPAVKLDICSSETASAGIRRGASARVEWTAGWCAQFSVLLRRGLKERRHESFNKLRIFQVLSVAFLAGLLWWRTPAAHLQDRTALIFFFSVFWGFFPLYNAVFVFPLERPMLLKERSSGMYRLSSYFAARTAADLPMELGLPTAFVLILYWMGGLDPRPASFLLSLLVVLYSVLVAQSLGLAIGAVLMDVKQGTTLASVVTMVFLIAGGYYVQHIPPFIGWLKWLNYSFYCYRLLLGIQFRDGGGVYDCGGGALCPVADFPAIKAVGLNNHWVDVCVMALLLVGYRVVAYLALDRLQPR; this is encoded by the exons atggcgcCTCAAGAATTGCATGATGATGGTAAACACAAGGAGGCACCTACTTCTACTTGTACGCCGCCCGGCAGCAACAGCAACCCTTCCGGCGCCGTCCACCCCACCACCTCCAGCCCGCCGTCCGACGCCTCcggccaccgccccgccgccgccaaccccttcCCTCTCGTGCTCAAG TTTGAGGAAGTGGTGTACAAGGTGAAGGTCGGGCAGGCGACGGAGGGATGGTGCACGAGGGTGGTGTCGTCGGCGTGCGGCGGCAGGGCGGGGACCAGGAAGAACAAGGCGGCGGCGTTGCCGCCGAGGGAGAAGACGATCATCAGCGGGATGTCGGGTGCGGTGCGGCCCGGGGAGATGCTGGCGATGCTGGGCCCGTCCGGGAGCGGCAAGACGACGCTGCTGACGGCGCTGGGCGGGCGTCACCGGCACGCGCTGCTGTCCGGGAAGATCACCTACAACGGGCAGCCCTTCTCCGGCGCCGTGAAGCGGCGCACGGGCTTCGTGACGCAGCACGACGTGCTGTACCCGCACCTGACCGTCTCCGAGACGCTGTGGTACACGGCGCTGCTCCGGCTTCCCCGCGCCCTCGGCGCCGGCGAGAAGCGCGCGCAGGCGGAGGCGGTGGCCCGGGAGCTGGGCCTCACCAAGGTGGCACACAGCATGGTCGGCGGCGTGCGTGGCGTGCGCGGGCTCTCCGGCGGCGAGCGCAAGCGGGTGAGCATCGGGCTGGAGATGCTGGTGGACCCGAGCCTGCTGCTCCTGGACGAGCCCACCTCAGGGCTCGACTCCACCACGGCCGCGAGGATCGTCGGCACGCTCCGCCGCATGGCCGCCGGAGGCGGCCGCACGGTCGTGGTGACCATCCACCAGCCGTCGTCGCGCCTCTACCACATGTTCGACAAGGTGCTGCTGCTGTCCGCCGAGGGGCGGCCCATCTACTACGGGCGCGCCGCCGACGCGCTCTCCTACTTCGCCTCCGTCGGCTTCGCGTCGCCGCTGTCCGTCAACCCGGCCGACCTCATGCTCGACCTCGCCAACG GTATCTTGCCGGAGACCAACGGCGACGGAGTTCCTGGCGGCGGGAGCGAGGGTGAGCAGAAGGAGGTGAGGGCGAAGCTGGCCGACGCATACGCGCGCCACATTGCGCCGGCGGTGAAGCTGGACATATGCTCCAGTGAGACGGCCAGCGCCGGCATACGGCGGGGCGCCTCGGCTAGAGTGGAGTGGACGGCCGGGTGGTGCGCCCAGTTCTCGGTCCTCCTCCGGCGCGGGCTCAAGGAGCGCCGCCACGAGTCCTTCAACAAGCTCCGCATCTTCCAGGTGCTCAGCGTCGCCTTCCTCGCGGGCCTCCTCTGGTGGCGCACGCCCGCGGCGCACCTGCAGGACCGCACGgcgctcatcttcttcttctccgtcttctggGGCTTCTTCCCGCTCTACaacgccgtcttcgtcttcccccTCGAGCGCCCCATGCTGCTCAAGGAGCGCTCCTCGGGGATGTACCGCCTCTCCTCCTACTtcgccgcccgcaccgccgccgacCTCCCCATGGAGCTCGGCCTGCCCACCGCCTTCGTCCTCATCCTCTACTGGATGGGCGGCCTCGACCCACGcccggcctccttcctcctctccctcctcgtcgTCCTCTACAGCGTGCTCGTCGCCCAGAGCCTCGGCCTCGCCATCGGAGCCGTGCTCATGGACGTCAAGCAGGGCACCACGCTGGCCTCCGTCGTCACCATGGTCTTCCTCATCGCCGGCGGCTACTACGTGCAGCACATCCCGCCCTTCATCGGGTGGCTCAAGTGGCTCAACTACAGCTTCTACTGCTACCGCCTCCTCCTCGGCATCCAGttccgcgacggcggcggcgtctaCGACTGCGGTGGCGGCGCGCTATGCCCCGTCGCCGACTTCCCCGCCATCAAGGCCGTCGGGCTCAACAACCACTGGGTGGACGTCTGCGTCATGGCGCTCCTCCTCGTCGGCTACCGAGTCGTCGCCTACCTTGCCTTGGACCGCCTGCAGCCGAGGTGA
- the LOC123082849 gene encoding uncharacterized protein, which produces MDKVLAFSILSASPADIAPGAGGSWARLSWWGRKLQEDDRTGSEHQGKQGGLPREAEQRPDKGKSQSPSTLPPRFAPEFDGIDCFETIVCH; this is translated from the coding sequence ATGGACAAGGTGCTGGCCTTCTCCATCCTGAGCGCGTCGCCGGCAGACATCGCCCCCGGCGCCGGCGGAAGCTGGGCTCGGCTGTCTTGGTGGGGGAGGAAGCTGCAGGAGGACGACCGGACTGGATCAGAGCACCAAGGGAAGCAGGGCGGTCTGCCGCGGGAGGCAGAGCAGCGGCCGGACAAAGGGAAATCGCAGTCACCGTCGACGTTGCCGCCACGGTTTGCGCCGGAGTTTGATGGGATCGACTGCTTCGAGACCATCGTGTGCCATTGA